One Nitrospirota bacterium genomic region harbors:
- a CDS encoding rod shape-determining protein gives MFSNDLAIDLGTANTLVYVKGRGIVCDEPSVVVIRKDNRKTIAVGAEAKKMLGKTPANIMAIRPMKDGVIADFDATGEMLKYFIKKVHNRRSFVSPRVIIGVPSGITQVEQRAVKDAAEASGAREVYLIEEPMAAAIGVGLPVGEPSGNMIVDIGGGTTDVAVISLDGVVYSKAVRVGGDKMDEAIMAYIKRRYNLMIGETTTEQIKINIGSAFGSGGPDKRVMDIKGRDLISGIPKTITINEDEIREALSEPTNIILDTIKAALENTPPELAADIVDRGIVLAGGGALLRGLDMLIKQETNLPVIVAENALTAVVQGVGKMLDELELLRRIAIN, from the coding sequence ATGTTTTCAAACGACCTTGCCATTGATCTGGGTACCGCAAACACCCTGGTGTACGTAAAAGGACGGGGTATCGTCTGCGACGAACCTTCTGTTGTCGTTATCAGAAAAGACAACCGGAAGACCATCGCAGTAGGGGCAGAGGCAAAGAAGATGCTGGGCAAGACCCCTGCGAATATTATGGCGATCAGACCCATGAAAGACGGTGTTATTGCCGACTTTGACGCCACCGGCGAAATGCTGAAATACTTCATCAAGAAGGTTCACAACAGACGGAGTTTTGTCTCGCCGAGAGTTATCATCGGCGTTCCATCAGGCATTACACAGGTCGAACAGCGGGCTGTCAAGGATGCGGCAGAGGCATCAGGAGCCCGTGAGGTTTACCTGATCGAAGAACCGATGGCCGCAGCTATCGGCGTCGGCCTTCCCGTGGGAGAGCCATCCGGGAACATGATCGTTGATATCGGCGGAGGCACGACTGACGTAGCGGTCATCTCTTTGGACGGCGTCGTGTACAGCAAGGCTGTCCGCGTGGGCGGCGACAAGATGGACGAAGCGATCATGGCTTACATAAAACGTAGATACAACCTCATGATAGGCGAAACAACGACCGAGCAGATCAAGATCAATATCGGTTCTGCATTCGGTTCCGGTGGTCCTGATAAACGGGTCATGGATATCAAGGGCAGAGACCTGATCTCGGGCATTCCAAAGACGATCACCATAAATGAAGATGAGATCCGTGAAGCACTATCTGAGCCGACGAACATTATCCTCGATACCATCAAGGCAGCGCTTGAGAATACGCCGCCTGAACTTGCGGCCGACATCGTGGACAGAGGCATTGTTCTTGCCGGCGGCGGAGCGCTTTTGAGAGGGCTTGATATGCTGATCAAACAGGAGACGAACCTTCCGGTCATTGTGGCCGAGAATGCGCTCACCGCAGTTGTGCAGGGGGTCGGCAAGATGCTCGACGAGCTGGAACTGCTCAGAAGAATTGCAATAAACTGA
- the mreC gene encoding rod shape-determining protein MreC produces MFRKKAVLFFIIVIILFSFMTYQSRKGYSLMDNPASFLLNGASSAISAVLETLKRPFQMIAVRDEDNRALQKKVDELMLERMRYQEALLENKRLKDLLKLKEDHKDTIASARIIGRGTSHWTHTFILDKGMQDGITKDSTAITPKGLAGKIFNVSDSFSSVLLLTDINFAAAVRLQESRKEAILSGTGTGKTILKYLPPEHEVKEGEIVVTSGLDLLFPPGIPAGYVSKVNRQGAGQFQYIEVIPFVDNASIEEVLIIK; encoded by the coding sequence ATGTTCAGAAAAAAGGCAGTTCTTTTCTTTATCATTGTCATTATCCTTTTTTCTTTCATGACCTACCAGAGCAGAAAAGGATATTCCCTTATGGACAATCCTGCGTCCTTTCTCCTCAATGGAGCCTCTTCTGCCATATCCGCTGTTCTTGAGACACTGAAGCGCCCTTTCCAGATGATCGCGGTCAGGGACGAGGACAACAGAGCGCTGCAGAAAAAAGTGGACGAGCTCATGCTCGAACGTATGAGATACCAGGAAGCCCTCCTGGAGAATAAGCGTCTGAAGGACCTGCTCAAGCTTAAAGAAGACCATAAGGATACCATCGCTTCAGCCAGGATCATCGGCAGAGGCACGAGCCACTGGACGCATACCTTTATTCTTGACAAGGGTATGCAGGACGGCATAACAAAAGACTCGACCGCCATCACGCCAAAAGGCCTTGCCGGCAAGATATTCAATGTCTCTGATTCGTTCTCGAGTGTCCTGCTCCTTACGGACATCAACTTTGCAGCAGCGGTCAGGCTGCAGGAAAGCAGAAAAGAGGCGATTCTGTCCGGAACCGGAACCGGCAAGACCATCCTGAAATATCTGCCGCCGGAACATGAAGTAAAAGAGGGAGAGATCGTGGTCACCTCAGGGCTGGATCTGCTCTTTCCTCCGGGCATCCCGGCAGGATATGTATCAAAGGTCAACAGGCAGGGTGCCGGCCAGTTTCAATATATCGAGGTTATTCCCTTTGTCGACAACGCAAGCATAGAAGAAGTGCTTATCATAAAATGA
- the mreD gene encoding rod shape-determining protein MreD: MNYLLWALIFFIAFLLQAKISLLSVAPNITALLAYYAGIKYGQNRGVIFGLLIGAIEDSLSSPILGPNMLGKSLVGFLSSFFISGGIFVWTPLLGMLGIALFTVIDNSVVFLSLSIFDKPPTDPGSALFITIMQALLNSAAGMFIKPAHAD, encoded by the coding sequence ATGAACTACCTGCTCTGGGCATTGATCTTTTTCATCGCATTTCTGCTTCAGGCAAAGATCTCTCTGCTCTCTGTGGCGCCGAATATCACAGCCCTTCTCGCGTACTACGCCGGCATAAAATACGGCCAGAACAGAGGGGTGATCTTCGGGCTGCTGATCGGCGCGATCGAAGACAGCCTCTCATCGCCTATTCTCGGCCCGAACATGCTGGGCAAGAGCCTGGTGGGTTTTCTCTCCTCTTTTTTCATTTCCGGCGGGATCTTTGTATGGACGCCTCTGTTGGGCATGCTCGGCATTGCCCTTTTCACCGTTATCGACAACTCGGTCGTCTTCCTTTCGCTCAGCATTTTTGACAAACCTCCGACAGACCCGGGATCTGCCCTGTTCATAACCATCATGCAGGCTCTCCTGAACTCGGCAGCAGGCATGTTCATAAAACCGGCCCATGCAGACTGA
- the mrdA gene encoding penicillin-binding protein 2: MQTEKSGTEKIILISYLLIAGFVVVLLRLWQLQVLQGNELRKISESNRLRVIGVPAPRGIIFDRNRVPLVKNTPYFCASVIPQEFNKGNITALSGLLNVPEPELYDRIMRKAASPFTPVRVKEGLSFSEISVIEARRSDFPGLLVEVETSREYMYGSVGSHLIGYLGKLNPAQANDPNFKDVPPEAFIGQWGVEKLYDKTLRGTAGQRIIEVDAVGREIRLLYETAPIKGSDLDLSIDIALQREAEKAFEGRAGALVALKTDTGEVLGLVSSPSFDPNRFAKGVSYNDWKDLMEDKKKPMLNRAIQSQYPPGSTFKILTAIAALEEGAIDTGTKADCRGGLNYGKWRFGCWKKTGHGVVSIHRALVESCDVFFYETGKRVGFDKVHDYALKLGLGAETGIALGRERKGLIPNSDWKLETKKTAWFLGETFINSIGQGYVSTTPLQLAVMMSAVANGGSVYKPLILKDTVPELVRNAGLRQETLEIVRDALKGVVNEPGGTGAAARSSMATVGGKTGTAQVVGIRKDSKYLSEKFRDHAWFVSFAPVEKPEIAMSVFVEHGGHGGSAAAPIAKKALEAYLLPEEKKKELLNVQN; encoded by the coding sequence ATGCAGACTGAAAAGTCAGGCACAGAAAAGATCATACTCATCAGCTACCTGCTCATTGCAGGGTTCGTGGTCGTTCTCCTCAGGCTTTGGCAGCTCCAGGTCCTGCAGGGAAATGAATTGCGAAAGATATCAGAATCGAACAGGCTGCGGGTCATCGGTGTGCCTGCGCCGCGTGGCATTATCTTTGACAGGAACAGGGTCCCCCTTGTAAAAAATACCCCCTATTTCTGCGCCTCCGTGATACCGCAGGAATTCAACAAAGGCAATATCACTGCCCTGTCAGGGCTGCTGAACGTCCCGGAACCTGAGCTGTATGACAGGATCATGCGTAAAGCTGCAAGCCCTTTTACGCCTGTCAGGGTAAAAGAAGGCCTCAGCTTCAGCGAGATCAGTGTTATCGAAGCCCGGCGATCTGATTTTCCGGGCCTTCTTGTCGAGGTCGAAACGAGCAGGGAGTATATGTATGGCAGCGTAGGTTCTCACCTGATCGGGTACCTCGGAAAACTGAATCCGGCCCAGGCAAACGATCCGAATTTCAAGGATGTCCCCCCTGAGGCCTTCATCGGGCAATGGGGAGTTGAGAAACTGTATGACAAAACCCTGCGTGGAACGGCAGGCCAGCGGATCATCGAGGTTGATGCTGTGGGCAGGGAGATACGGCTTCTTTATGAGACAGCGCCCATCAAGGGCTCTGACCTTGACCTGAGCATCGATATTGCCCTGCAGAGAGAGGCTGAGAAGGCTTTTGAAGGCAGGGCCGGCGCGCTCGTTGCCCTCAAGACCGATACGGGCGAGGTCCTGGGCCTCGTCAGTTCCCCCTCGTTCGATCCGAACCGGTTTGCAAAAGGCGTGAGCTACAACGACTGGAAAGACCTCATGGAGGATAAAAAGAAGCCCATGCTGAACAGGGCGATCCAGAGCCAGTATCCGCCGGGCTCCACATTCAAGATCCTGACCGCTATCGCTGCACTTGAAGAGGGCGCCATTGATACCGGCACAAAGGCCGACTGCAGGGGCGGGCTGAATTACGGGAAATGGCGGTTCGGCTGCTGGAAAAAAACAGGACACGGCGTTGTCTCCATTCATCGCGCCCTTGTTGAGTCCTGCGATGTCTTCTTCTATGAGACCGGAAAGCGTGTGGGTTTTGACAAGGTCCACGACTATGCACTGAAACTCGGCCTCGGCGCTGAGACCGGCATTGCTCTCGGCAGAGAGAGGAAGGGCCTGATTCCGAATTCCGACTGGAAGCTCGAAACGAAAAAGACAGCCTGGTTCCTTGGCGAGACCTTTATCAATTCAATTGGACAGGGCTATGTTTCAACGACCCCCTTACAGCTTGCGGTCATGATGAGCGCAGTTGCAAATGGAGGCTCTGTATACAAGCCGCTTATACTCAAGGACACGGTTCCGGAGCTTGTTCGAAACGCGGGGCTCAGGCAGGAAACCCTTGAGATTGTGCGGGATGCACTCAAAGGTGTTGTCAATGAGCCGGGAGGCACAGGGGCAGCTGCACGATCATCCATGGCAACCGTGGGCGGCAAGACAGGGACTGCCCAGGTCGTAGGCATCAGGAAGGACTCGAAATATCTCTCCGAAAAATTCCGGGACCACGCCTGGTTCGTCTCCTTTGCCCCTGTGGAAAAACCGGAGATCGCCATGTCGGTCTTTGTGGAGCATGGCGGCCACGGCGGCAGTGCAGCCGCACCTATTGCAAAAAAAGCTCTTGAGGCCTATCTCCTGCCTGAGGAAAAGAAGAAGGAACTGCTCAATGTTCAGAATTGA
- the rodA gene encoding rod shape-determining protein RodA, which yields MFRIDRRFIQNFDWVTFITIIAISCIGIMTIFSATRQPGDAPQASFYIKQIVWLMISICALIAVVSFDYIWLGRIALPLYVIGVLLLVLVLVSGRTGMGAQRWLSFGFFSFQPSEFFKLIFIIMLASYYSLSREALQAISLMRVFFTVVFLPFLLLFKQPDLGTAIVVFLIFASVSLAKGFQRKLLVTLVVIGLVSLPFVGNIAWTGLKDYQKNRLIAFIDPQADPTGIGYHINQSKIAIGSGEFSGKGYLKGTQGPFRFLPEKHTDFIFAVFAEEWGFMGSFFLLFLYFILLVRGLDTARKAKDDFGRLLALGITFMFTIYFFVNIGMTLGIMPVVGIPLPFMSYGGTALLSNFISAGVLINIRTRRFSLFY from the coding sequence ATGTTCAGAATTGACCGGCGTTTTATCCAGAACTTCGACTGGGTCACCTTCATTACCATCATCGCGATCTCATGTATCGGCATAATGACGATATTCAGCGCAACGCGGCAGCCGGGAGATGCGCCGCAGGCCTCATTTTATATAAAACAGATCGTATGGCTTATGATCAGTATCTGCGCGCTCATCGCAGTTGTCAGCTTTGACTATATCTGGCTGGGAAGGATCGCCCTGCCCCTGTACGTGATCGGTGTTCTGCTTCTGGTCCTGGTGCTTGTTTCCGGGAGAACCGGCATGGGTGCGCAGCGATGGCTCAGCTTCGGCTTCTTCTCATTTCAGCCCTCTGAATTCTTCAAGCTCATATTCATCATCATGCTGGCGAGCTATTACAGTCTGTCACGGGAAGCTCTGCAGGCCATCTCCCTCATGCGCGTCTTCTTTACGGTCGTGTTCCTGCCGTTCCTGCTCCTCTTCAAACAGCCTGACCTCGGCACTGCCATTGTCGTTTTTCTGATCTTTGCATCCGTTTCCCTTGCAAAAGGTTTCCAGAGAAAACTTCTGGTAACACTCGTGGTCATTGGGCTTGTGTCGCTTCCTTTTGTCGGCAATATCGCCTGGACAGGGTTGAAGGACTACCAGAAGAACCGCCTTATCGCGTTCATCGATCCCCAGGCTGACCCCACAGGCATCGGCTATCATATAAACCAGTCAAAGATCGCAATAGGATCAGGAGAGTTCTCGGGAAAAGGATATCTTAAAGGAACGCAGGGTCCGTTTCGGTTCCTGCCGGAAAAACATACTGACTTCATCTTTGCCGTGTTTGCAGAAGAATGGGGTTTTATGGGCTCGTTCTTTCTCCTGTTCCTCTACTTTATCCTGCTCGTGCGCGGCCTTGATACAGCAAGAAAGGCAAAAGACGATTTTGGAAGGCTGCTTGCGCTCGGCATCACCTTCATGTTCACGATCTATTTTTTCGTCAACATCGGTATGACCCTGGGTATCATGCCTGTTGTCGGTATCCCTCTGCCGTTCATGAGCTACGGAGGCACAGCCCTGCTTTCCAACTTCATCTCGGCAGGCGTTCTGATCAATATCAGGACGCGGCGCTTCAGCCTCTTTTATTAG